A genome region from Chryseobacterium sp. G0186 includes the following:
- a CDS encoding N-acetyl sugar amidotransferase yields the protein MEIKKQEVQVCTNCIMDSTDESIIFDEKGMCDYCHNYYNNILPYWHPNEQGEAEIQKVIDKIKAEGKGKDHDCIIGISGGLDSSFLVHLAVKKWGLRPLLYHVDAGWNSDVSTNNIKNLVDGLGVDLYTDVINWEEMKDLQRAFIKSQVPDIDTPQDLVFFSSLYNYCAKNGIKYILTGGNFSTECVREPLAWGAYYQTDMKYVNDIHKKFGSRKLKTFPTCDIFKYKIQYRLINGVRVVKPLDHVKFLKKEAEDLLENEYGWQRYKHKHHESRFTRWYEAFWLPRKFGFDKRKNHLSSLVLTGQMTREDALKRVSSPELPEDELMKEFEYVAKKLDFTTEELWSYFNGQNKNFMDYKNNYKLIQLGTKVMQMLGLEKRAFK from the coding sequence ATGGAAATAAAAAAGCAAGAAGTCCAGGTATGTACCAACTGTATTATGGACAGTACAGACGAGTCTATTATCTTTGACGAAAAAGGAATGTGTGACTACTGTCACAATTACTATAATAATATTTTACCTTATTGGCATCCCAATGAACAAGGAGAAGCCGAAATACAAAAAGTTATTGATAAAATAAAAGCAGAGGGAAAAGGCAAGGACCATGATTGTATTATTGGTATTTCCGGAGGTTTGGATAGTTCTTTCCTTGTACATCTTGCTGTGAAAAAATGGGGGCTAAGACCACTTCTTTACCATGTAGATGCCGGTTGGAATTCAGATGTGTCAACCAATAATATCAAAAACCTTGTTGATGGATTGGGAGTAGACTTATATACAGATGTTATTAATTGGGAAGAAATGAAGGATCTTCAAAGAGCTTTTATCAAATCTCAGGTTCCAGACATTGATACTCCACAAGACTTAGTGTTTTTCTCATCACTTTATAACTATTGTGCCAAAAATGGTATCAAATATATCCTTACTGGTGGAAACTTTTCTACTGAATGTGTAAGAGAACCTTTAGCTTGGGGTGCTTACTATCAAACTGATATGAAGTATGTGAATGATATTCACAAAAAGTTCGGAAGCAGAAAGCTTAAAACTTTCCCAACATGTGATATCTTCAAGTATAAAATTCAATACAGATTGATCAATGGTGTTAGAGTAGTAAAGCCTTTGGATCATGTTAAGTTTCTTAAGAAAGAGGCGGAAGATCTATTGGAAAATGAATATGGATGGCAGCGCTACAAACACAAGCATCATGAGTCTAGATTTACAAGGTGGTACGAGGCTTTTTGGTTACCAAGAAAGTTTGGTTTTGACAAAAGGAAAAACCACTTGTCATCTTTAGTTTTAACAGGACAAATGACAAGAGAAGATGCTTTAAAGAGAGTTTCATCTCCAGAGTTACCAGAAGATGAGTTGATGAAGGAATTCGAATATGTAGCTAAAAAACTAGATTTTACTACAGAGGAACTATGGTCATACTTCAATGGGCAGAATAAAAACTTTATGGATTATAAAAATAACTATAAACTTATTCAGCTAGGAACAAAGGTAATGCAGATGTTAGGATTAGAAAAAAGAGCATTCAAATAA
- a CDS encoding NAD-dependent epimerase/dehydratase family protein has product MKKIGITGQNGFVGRHLYNTLGLFPEEFERIDFQKEYFENKEELDAFVAKCDVIVHLAAMNRHENAEVIYETNVTLARNLVDALKRTNSKVHVLISSSTQEERDNLYGKSKREGREALVNWANDNGGKVSGLIIPNVFGAFGKPFYNSFIATFCHQLTHGEVPNIDTDGEVKLIYVQELVMRIISEIRSEESNPELFIDATATKKVSEVLALLNDFKIKYLEGGEIPALKDTFEHNLFNTYRSYINHQEHYPVKFTQHTDPRGAFVEVIRLGIGGQCSFSTTVPEITRGNHYHTRKIERFAVIKGKALIQLRKIDTDEILDFYLDGTEPAYVDMPIWYTHNIKNIGDEDLYTIFWIDEPFNPQDSDTYFLEV; this is encoded by the coding sequence ATGAAAAAAATAGGAATAACCGGACAAAATGGATTTGTTGGCCGGCATTTATATAATACCTTAGGATTATTTCCTGAAGAATTTGAACGTATTGATTTTCAGAAAGAATACTTTGAAAATAAAGAAGAGTTGGACGCCTTTGTTGCAAAATGTGATGTTATTGTGCATTTAGCTGCAATGAATCGCCACGAAAATGCAGAAGTTATCTATGAAACCAATGTTACGCTAGCCCGAAACCTTGTTGATGCTTTAAAGAGAACCAACTCCAAAGTACATGTTCTTATTTCATCCTCTACACAAGAAGAACGTGATAACCTCTATGGCAAATCCAAACGTGAGGGAAGAGAAGCTCTGGTAAATTGGGCAAATGATAATGGCGGTAAGGTTTCAGGATTAATTATTCCCAATGTTTTTGGAGCTTTTGGAAAACCGTTTTATAATTCATTCATTGCTACATTTTGTCATCAGCTAACCCATGGTGAAGTCCCTAATATTGATACTGATGGCGAAGTAAAGCTAATCTATGTTCAGGAGTTGGTGATGAGAATTATTTCTGAAATCCGTTCAGAAGAAAGCAATCCGGAATTATTTATAGATGCAACTGCTACTAAAAAAGTTTCTGAAGTTTTAGCCTTATTGAATGATTTTAAAATCAAATATCTGGAAGGAGGAGAAATTCCTGCTTTAAAGGATACGTTTGAGCATAACTTATTTAATACTTATCGTTCTTATATCAATCATCAAGAACATTATCCTGTAAAGTTTACACAACATACAGATCCAAGAGGAGCTTTTGTTGAAGTAATCCGTCTGGGAATTGGAGGGCAGTGCTCATTTTCAACAACTGTTCCGGAAATTACAAGAGGAAACCATTATCATACCCGAAAGATAGAACGTTTTGCAGTTATCAAAGGAAAAGCCTTGATTCAATTAAGAAAAATTGATACTGATGAAATATTAGATTTCTATTTAGACGGAACAGAACCAGCTTATGTAGATATGCCAATCTGGTATACTCATAACATTAAAAATATTGGGGACGAAGATTTGTATACTATTTTTTGGATTGATGAACCTTTCAATCCTCAAGATTCAGATACCTACTTTTTGGAAGTATAA
- a CDS encoding WxcM-like domain-containing protein, translating to MLNKGNKFSDERGVIKFNNDFDASAVKRIYTIENSNIDFIRGWQGHAIEQRWFACTQGCFRIAVIYIDNFENPSSDLEIKYYDLNADTLDFLHIKPGGITAIKAMEENSKLLVLADHGLGEINDEYRFPLNHFNINL from the coding sequence ATGTTGAATAAAGGAAATAAGTTTAGTGACGAAAGAGGAGTTATTAAATTCAATAATGATTTCGACGCTTCAGCTGTCAAAAGAATTTATACAATAGAAAATTCGAATATTGATTTTATAAGAGGATGGCAGGGACATGCTATAGAGCAACGTTGGTTTGCCTGTACGCAGGGATGTTTTAGAATAGCCGTTATCTATATTGATAACTTTGAAAACCCGTCATCTGATTTAGAAATAAAATATTATGACCTCAATGCTGATACTTTAGATTTTCTTCATATAAAGCCAGGTGGTATTACCGCGATCAAGGCTATGGAAGAGAATAGTAAATTATTGGTACTTGCTGATCACGGATTGGGTGAGATTAATGATGAGTACCGATTTCCACTCAATCACTTTAATATTAATTTATGA
- the hisH gene encoding imidazole glycerol phosphate synthase subunit HisH, translating to MVTIIDYGVGNINAFLNIFKQLNIPAATAKKVEDLEQATKLILPGVGHFDYAMQRFNDSGMKDKVNELVLEKRLPVVGVCVGMQMMAKGSDEGNLEGLGWVDAHVHKFDAAQVSAKLPLPHMGWNDIQLTKETPLLQDLDENPRYYFLHSYYFKCENNDDIIAETDYGIKFTSAINHKNIFGAQFHPEKSHHFGIQLLKNFAEKC from the coding sequence ATGGTAACAATAATAGATTATGGTGTAGGTAATATTAATGCTTTTTTAAATATTTTTAAACAGCTTAATATTCCTGCAGCAACAGCCAAAAAAGTAGAAGATCTGGAACAGGCAACTAAACTTATTCTTCCCGGTGTTGGGCATTTTGATTATGCAATGCAACGATTTAATGACTCTGGAATGAAAGATAAAGTAAATGAGTTGGTTCTAGAGAAAAGGCTTCCTGTAGTAGGGGTTTGTGTAGGGATGCAAATGATGGCTAAGGGTAGTGATGAAGGAAACTTAGAAGGTCTGGGCTGGGTAGATGCCCATGTTCATAAATTTGATGCTGCACAGGTTTCTGCTAAACTACCATTGCCTCATATGGGATGGAATGATATACAATTAACCAAAGAAACGCCTCTATTACAAGATCTAGATGAAAATCCGAGATATTATTTTCTGCATTCATACTATTTTAAATGTGAAAATAATGATGATATCATTGCAGAAACTGATTATGGAATAAAGTTTACAAGTGCTATCAACCATAAAAATATATTTGGTGCTCAGTTTCATCCAGAAAAAAGTCATCATTTCGGTATTCAGTTATTAAAGAATTTTGCAGAAAAATGTTAA
- a CDS encoding AglZ/HisF2 family acetamidino modification protein: MLRPRIIPCLLVHDKGLVKTENFKKPRYLGDPMNAVRIFNEKEVDEIIILDIDATAEGRGPDFKMIEHWAEECRMPLCYGGGVTTVEQAQRIFSLGVEKIAFSSGALKNPQLIKEISDKVGSQSVVVVLDVKKKLFGGYEVYTHNGKKSTGKSPFELIKEFERLGAGEIVINSIDNDGVMKGYDMKLMETARKETTLPMTAIGGAGTMDDVGQLINKFGIIGASAGSLFVYKGKLKAVLINYPNFKEKEEIIKQYF, translated from the coding sequence ATGTTAAGACCACGTATTATACCATGCCTTTTAGTTCATGACAAGGGCCTTGTAAAAACAGAGAACTTCAAAAAACCAAGATATCTTGGAGATCCTATGAATGCAGTAAGGATTTTCAATGAAAAGGAAGTTGATGAAATTATCATTCTAGACATTGATGCCACTGCAGAGGGACGGGGACCTGATTTTAAAATGATAGAGCATTGGGCTGAAGAGTGCAGAATGCCACTGTGCTATGGAGGAGGAGTTACTACAGTAGAACAAGCTCAAAGAATTTTTTCATTAGGAGTAGAAAAAATAGCATTCAGTAGCGGTGCATTGAAAAACCCTCAACTCATTAAGGAAATTTCGGATAAAGTAGGAAGCCAGAGTGTTGTAGTAGTACTAGATGTTAAGAAAAAACTATTTGGTGGCTACGAGGTTTATACCCATAACGGGAAAAAGTCTACAGGAAAATCTCCTTTTGAACTCATTAAAGAATTTGAGAGACTAGGTGCTGGAGAAATCGTCATCAATTCTATTGACAACGATGGTGTTATGAAAGGATATGACATGAAATTGATGGAGACAGCAAGAAAAGAAACTACATTACCAATGACCGCTATTGGTGGTGCAGGAACAATGGATGATGTGGGACAGCTAATTAATAAATTTGGGATAATAGGAGCTTCAGCAGGTAGTCTTTTTGTGTATAAGGGCAAACTCAAAGCCGTATTAATCAATTATCCAAATTTTAAAGAAAAAGAAGAAATTATAAAGCAGTACTTTTAA
- a CDS encoding polysaccharide biosynthesis protein has translation MQIQHKTLLITGGTGSFGTAVLNRFLATDHFKEIRIFSRDEKKQDDMRNLYKNEKIKYYIGDVRDYNSVEPAMRGVDYIFHAAALKQVPSCEFFPMQAVKTNVEGTQNVIRAAAANGVKKVICLSTDKAAYPINAMGISKAMMEKVAVAEARNLTDTVVCLTRYGNVMASRGSVIPLFLNQIQKGEPITITDPNMSRFFMSLEDAVDLVLFAFENGNPGDLFVNKAPAGSIGDLAKALIELTGKEVPIKIIGTRHGEKLYETLCTREEMLKAEDMGDFYRVPADNRDLNYAKYFSEGEEDISKVEDYHSHNTEQQGVDGLKKLVSTLPLIRKEVFGEDVMQYPY, from the coding sequence ATGCAAATTCAACATAAAACACTTTTGATTACTGGTGGTACAGGTTCGTTTGGAACAGCTGTACTTAATCGCTTTTTAGCGACAGATCATTTCAAGGAAATTCGTATTTTTTCTCGTGACGAAAAGAAACAGGATGATATGCGAAACCTGTATAAAAATGAAAAAATTAAATACTATATAGGTGATGTCCGTGATTATAATTCTGTAGAACCAGCAATGCGGGGTGTAGATTATATTTTTCATGCGGCAGCGCTGAAGCAGGTGCCATCATGTGAATTCTTTCCAATGCAGGCCGTGAAAACCAATGTTGAGGGAACTCAGAATGTTATCCGTGCAGCTGCAGCAAATGGAGTGAAAAAAGTTATATGCCTTTCTACAGATAAAGCGGCTTACCCGATTAATGCAATGGGAATATCTAAAGCAATGATGGAAAAAGTTGCTGTTGCAGAAGCCAGAAACCTTACAGATACTGTTGTATGTCTTACTCGTTATGGAAATGTAATGGCATCCAGAGGTTCTGTTATTCCTCTGTTTTTAAATCAAATTCAAAAAGGAGAACCTATAACAATTACAGATCCTAATATGTCACGTTTCTTCATGTCTCTTGAAGATGCTGTAGACTTGGTATTATTTGCTTTTGAAAATGGAAATCCTGGTGATTTGTTTGTAAATAAAGCACCGGCAGGAAGTATTGGTGATTTGGCAAAAGCTTTAATAGAGCTTACAGGTAAAGAAGTTCCTATCAAGATTATCGGGACTCGTCATGGTGAAAAGTTATATGAAACACTTTGTACCCGTGAAGAAATGCTAAAAGCTGAAGATATGGGAGATTTCTACAGAGTGCCTGCAGATAATCGTGATCTTAACTATGCGAAGTATTTCTCAGAAGGAGAGGAAGATATTTCTAAAGTAGAAGATTATCATTCTCATAATACAGAACAACAAGGTGTAGATGGGCTTAAAAAGCTTGTTTCAACTTTACCGTTAATTAGAAAAGAAGTTTTTGGAGAAGATGTGATGCAATATCCTTACTAG